The following proteins are co-located in the Malus sylvestris chromosome 13, drMalSylv7.2, whole genome shotgun sequence genome:
- the LOC126597141 gene encoding cyclin-T1-3-like isoform X1, giving the protein MSFVRNNRSQGGTAGDEYWPSLGRNDVKSFNNFNHFNHNNNNWNRSRTNNFVKNYNNYQKYNYNNYQKYVGGYKEHADNSNYIKPDSASSFKRRKFSDSTWGDGGRDYLPPNTYEFISSSCNNYVPHPRSNGDASASTTGKRDCTKLDEDELPFMSRDEIERCSPSRKDGIDSVREAHLRYSYCSYLQNLGLRLDLPQTTIATAMVLCHRFFARRSHACHDRFLIATAALFLAAKSEETPRPLNTVLRTSSEILHKQDISFLSHMLPIDWFEQHRERVTEAEQMILTTLNFELGVQHPYAPLTSTLNKLGLSQTILVNLSLSLVSEGLRSSLWLQFKPHHIAAGAAYLAAKFLNLDLDSYKNIWQEFQATPDILQAVAQQLTELF; this is encoded by the exons ATGTCTTTTGTACGTAACAATCGCTCACAAGGGGGCACTGCTGGTGATGAGTACTGGCCGTCTCTCGGTAGAAATGACgtcaaaagcttcaacaacttcaaccacttcaaccacaacaacaacaactggAACAGGAGCAGGACTAATAACTTCGTTAAGAATTATAACAATTATCAGAAGTACAATTATAACAATTACCAGAAGTACGTGGGTGGTTATAAGGAGCATGCTGATAATTCTAATTATATCAAGCCTGACAGTGCATCATCGTTtaagaggagaaaattttcagATTCTACTTGGGGTGATGGTGGGAGAGATTATCTGCCACCCAACACATATGAATTTATCTCTTCTTCGTGCAATAATTATGTTCCTCATCCAAGATCCAATGGTGATGCCTCTGCATCTACTACTGGTAAACGTGACTGCACAAAGTTAGATGAAGATGAACTGCCCTTTATGTCAAGGGATGAGATAGAGAGATGCTCCCCATCTAGAAAAGATGGTATAGATTCAGTACGTGAAGCACACTTGCGCTACTCATACTGTTCTTACCTTCAGAATCTTGGATTGCGGCTTGACTT GCCCCAGACTACTATCGCTACTGCAATGGTTCTCTGTCATCGGTTTTTCGCCCGGCGGTCACATGCTTGCCATGATAGATTT TTGATTGCTACTGCCGCTCTGTTCCTAGCAGCAAAGTCTGAGGAGACACCACGCCCTTTGAATACTGTGTTGAGAACATCTTCTGAGATTCTCCATAAGCAGGATATCAGTTTCTTGTCCCATATGCTCCCTATT GACTGGTTTGAGCAGCATCGGGAACGGGTGACTGAGGCTGAGCAAATGATACTGACCACTCTAAATTTCGAACTTGGTGTGCAGCATCCATATGCACCACTTACATCTACTCTTAACAAATTAGGTCTTTCACAAACAATTCTGGTGAATCTGTCCTTAAGCTTGGTCAGTGAAGG gcTTCGGAGTTCTCTGTGGCTGCAGTTCAAACCGCATCATATTGCGGCAGGAGCTGCCTACCTTGCCGCAAAGTTTCTGAATTTGGATCTTGAttcttataaaaatatatggCAAGAATTCCAAGCTACACCAGATATTCTTCAAG CTGTTGCTCAGCAGTTGACGGAACTCTTCTAG
- the LOC126597141 gene encoding cyclin-T1-4-like isoform X2, with translation MSFVRNNRSQGGTAGDEYWPSLGRNDVKSFNNFNHFNHNNNNWNRSRTNNFVKNYNNYQKYNYNNYQKYVGGYKEHADNSNYIKPDSASSFKRRKFSDSTWGDGGRDYLPPNTYEFISSSCNNYVPHPRSNGDASASTTGKRDCTKLDEDELPFMSRDEIERCSPSRKDGIDSVREAHLRYSYCSYLQNLGLRLDLPQTTIATAMVLCHRFFARRSHACHDRFLIATAALFLAAKSEETPRPLNTVLRTSSEILHKQDISFLSHMLPIDWFEQHRERVTEAEQMILTTLNFELGVQHPYAPLTSTLNKLGLSQTILVNLSLSLVSEGIYTRLELIACMIFLAGGLICCSWNFCFTSEVELPIFFG, from the exons ATGTCTTTTGTACGTAACAATCGCTCACAAGGGGGCACTGCTGGTGATGAGTACTGGCCGTCTCTCGGTAGAAATGACgtcaaaagcttcaacaacttcaaccacttcaaccacaacaacaacaactggAACAGGAGCAGGACTAATAACTTCGTTAAGAATTATAACAATTATCAGAAGTACAATTATAACAATTACCAGAAGTACGTGGGTGGTTATAAGGAGCATGCTGATAATTCTAATTATATCAAGCCTGACAGTGCATCATCGTTtaagaggagaaaattttcagATTCTACTTGGGGTGATGGTGGGAGAGATTATCTGCCACCCAACACATATGAATTTATCTCTTCTTCGTGCAATAATTATGTTCCTCATCCAAGATCCAATGGTGATGCCTCTGCATCTACTACTGGTAAACGTGACTGCACAAAGTTAGATGAAGATGAACTGCCCTTTATGTCAAGGGATGAGATAGAGAGATGCTCCCCATCTAGAAAAGATGGTATAGATTCAGTACGTGAAGCACACTTGCGCTACTCATACTGTTCTTACCTTCAGAATCTTGGATTGCGGCTTGACTT GCCCCAGACTACTATCGCTACTGCAATGGTTCTCTGTCATCGGTTTTTCGCCCGGCGGTCACATGCTTGCCATGATAGATTT TTGATTGCTACTGCCGCTCTGTTCCTAGCAGCAAAGTCTGAGGAGACACCACGCCCTTTGAATACTGTGTTGAGAACATCTTCTGAGATTCTCCATAAGCAGGATATCAGTTTCTTGTCCCATATGCTCCCTATT GACTGGTTTGAGCAGCATCGGGAACGGGTGACTGAGGCTGAGCAAATGATACTGACCACTCTAAATTTCGAACTTGGTGTGCAGCATCCATATGCACCACTTACATCTACTCTTAACAAATTAGGTCTTTCACAAACAATTCTGGTGAATCTGTCCTTAAGCTTGGTCAGTGAAGG GATCTACACAAGATTAGAGTTGATCGCCTGTATGATATTCTTAGCTGGCGGATTGATTTGCTGTTCATGGAACTTTTGTTTTACTTCTGAAGTTGAACTGCCGATattttttggatga